The Snodgrassella alvi wkB2 genome window below encodes:
- a CDS encoding BrnT family toxin encodes MINGFEWNQEKAASNIQKHGVSFDEAVTVFWDENALIINDPDHSEDEDRFILLGMSENLRVLVVIHCERGNTIRLISARTATKQERKQYEAHL; translated from the coding sequence ATGATTAATGGTTTTGAATGGAATCAGGAAAAAGCAGCAAGCAATATCCAAAAGCACGGTGTATCATTTGATGAAGCTGTTACGGTATTTTGGGACGAAAATGCTTTAATAATTAATGATCCGGATCATTCCGAAGATGAAGACCGTTTCATATTGCTAGGGATGAGTGAGAATTTACGTGTATTAGTGGTTATTCATTGTGAAAGAGGTAATACAATCCGTTTGATTTCAGCAAGGACAGCCACCAAGCAAGAACGCAAACAATACGAGGCACATTTATGA
- a CDS encoding CopG family antitoxin, which produces MKKEYDFSQAKRNPYSGQLKKTITIRIDEDSITYFKDMADETGLPYQVLMNMYLKDCAENKRKLDIKWTK; this is translated from the coding sequence ATGAAAAAAGAGTACGATTTTAGTCAAGCAAAACGCAATCCGTATTCCGGACAGTTAAAGAAAACAATCACTATTCGGATTGATGAAGATAGTATTACTTATTTCAAAGATATGGCTGATGAAACCGGATTACCGTATCAGGTTTTAATGAATATGTATTTAAAAGATTGCGCCGAAAATAAGCGTAAGCTTGATATTAAATGGACTAAGTGA
- a CDS encoding M15 family metallopeptidase domain-containing protein: protein MYKLGSRSLNNLRDVDANLVKVVKRAIEISKQDFTVIEEKRSKEQCFINYGKGRTPNECVKKGVDPKYARPNEKKVTWVSTPLASKHATGRAVDIYPYPINRKDNDPKIRCN from the coding sequence ATGTACAAATTAGGCAGTCGTTCTCTGAACAATTTACGCGACGTTGATGCCAATCTGGTTAAGGTCGTTAAGCGAGCCATTGAAATCTCTAAGCAGGATTTTACCGTTATTGAGGAGAAAAGAAGTAAGGAACAGTGTTTCATCAATTACGGTAAAGGGCGTACACCTAATGAATGCGTGAAAAAGGGAGTTGATCCGAAATACGCGCGGCCGAATGAAAAAAAAGTGACTTGGGTAAGTACACCGCTGGCGAGTAAGCATGCAACAGGGCGCGCAGTGGATATTTATCCGTACCCTATCAATAGGAAAGATAACGACCCGAAGATTCGCTGCAATTAA
- a CDS encoding S24 family peptidase — MDRRDKILYLINNSFNGSQVKFAEAIKRSPAQVNQWVTNRRAVGDVLALHIERTLNLPSGWLAKEEDNKIKINQSNAFHLGAPRYIYDESCPLGNDEIEVPFYTDNILSAGNGFVSDIQNFNNMKMRFSRTMLNQKGIDLRCLVCIVADNDSMEPAIPDGAIVGINTSNTQIKDGKLYAINHDGLLCIKILKRRPGNKILIQSYNFNSYPDEEVDTGAITVIGKIFWWSVLL; from the coding sequence ATGGATAGACGAGATAAAATATTGTATTTAATAAATAATTCATTCAACGGAAGCCAAGTAAAATTTGCAGAGGCAATTAAAAGATCTCCGGCTCAAGTTAATCAATGGGTAACTAATCGCAGGGCTGTTGGCGACGTTTTGGCTTTACATATAGAACGAACTTTAAATCTACCATCAGGTTGGTTAGCTAAAGAAGAAGACAATAAAATCAAAATTAATCAATCAAATGCCTTTCATCTAGGAGCACCCAGATATATATATGACGAATCATGCCCATTGGGGAATGATGAGATTGAAGTTCCTTTTTATACGGATAATATTTTAAGCGCAGGTAACGGATTTGTATCAGATATACAAAATTTTAATAATATGAAAATGCGCTTTTCACGAACAATGTTAAATCAAAAAGGTATTGATCTAAGATGTTTAGTATGTATTGTGGCTGATAATGATAGTATGGAACCAGCTATTCCAGATGGAGCAATTGTTGGAATCAATACGAGTAATACTCAGATTAAAGATGGTAAATTATACGCAATTAATCATGACGGTTTATTATGTATCAAAATCCTAAAAAGACGACCTGGCAACAAAATTCTGATACAAAGTTATAATTTTAACTCATATCCTGATGAAGAGGTTGATACAGGAGCAATTACTGTTATTGGAAAAATATTTTGGTGGTCAGTTTTGCTATAA
- a CDS encoding S24 family peptidase, giving the protein MESTIPRLSITFIKTDIDKFQDNGVYLITFDGYTYIKRLARGKSGVINVISDNKLYSYTDFDIAPDDLDRLIIHGKFWKALPLDFFDI; this is encoded by the coding sequence ATGGAATCTACTATACCCAGACTCTCCATAACATTCATTAAAACTGATATAGATAAATTTCAAGATAACGGAGTTTATCTTATAACATTTGATGGTTATACCTATATTAAAAGACTAGCAAGAGGGAAATCGGGGGTAATCAATGTAATATCTGATAATAAACTTTATTCATATACAGATTTTGATATTGCACCAGATGATTTAGATCGATTAATAATTCACGGTAAATTTTGGAAAGCATTACCTTTAGATTTTTTTGATATATAA
- a CDS encoding S24 family peptidase — MKITSKIRLENLNLLVKEAGGVTQLAKRAGYKQSSYLYQIINRTPVQNGKAKNIGSNMASKLEEAMNKPKGWMDQEHQKNSKSNSVYLGTLEIWGYSKPSGDIEIEVPFYKEISFSASNDFAEYIKDYNIYKLCFARSIFAKHGINPESVVCVTANGNSMYPVIPDSSTIGINTDDKDIRDGKIYAINHNGLLRINILKRRPGNKLLIQSFNSSEYKDEEVNREEIHIIGRVFWWSVLA; from the coding sequence ATGAAAATTACATCTAAAATAAGACTTGAAAATTTAAACCTATTAGTCAAAGAAGCTGGAGGTGTAACGCAACTAGCTAAAAGAGCAGGATATAAACAGTCTAGTTACTTATATCAAATCATTAATCGCACACCTGTTCAAAATGGCAAAGCAAAAAATATCGGATCAAATATGGCTTCAAAATTAGAAGAAGCCATGAATAAACCTAAGGGATGGATGGATCAAGAACACCAAAAAAATTCAAAATCAAATTCTGTGTATCTCGGCACTCTAGAAATCTGGGGCTATTCTAAACCTTCAGGTGACATTGAAATAGAAGTACCGTTTTATAAGGAAATTAGTTTTTCGGCAAGTAATGATTTTGCAGAATACATCAAAGATTACAATATATATAAACTTTGTTTTGCGCGTTCTATTTTTGCAAAGCACGGCATTAATCCAGAATCCGTTGTGTGCGTTACAGCAAATGGCAATAGTATGTATCCTGTTATTCCAGATAGCAGTACTATCGGGATCAATACAGATGATAAAGATATTCGAGATGGCAAAATATATGCAATAAATCATAATGGATTACTGCGTATAAATATTTTAAAAAGACGCCCAGGAAACAAATTATTGATCCAAAGTTTTAATTCTTCAGAATATAAGGACGAAGAAGTCAATCGGGAAGAAATACATATAATTGGTAGGGTGTTTTGGTGGTCTGTTTTAGCTTAA
- a CDS encoding IS3 family transposase (programmed frameshift) → MKKFSEHQIVSILNEAEVGISVKELCRKYGMAVSTFYKWRDKYGGMQSSDIKRLKQLEAENRKLKQMYAELSLTSQLQQEINKKAIVPTAVRKCWAQTLQSQYCVTIKMSCTIVNLSRCAYYYQPKSADDSMIISLLKSITDKHLRWGFPKCFHRIRKLGYKWNHKRVYRVHCQLKLNIRSKRNKRLPQRYPQPLSVPSRLGECWSMDFMSDRSENHRRFRTFNVIDDFNREALGIDIAVSLSAGRITRYLDRLAQYYGYPLKIRVDNGTEFTSNRFTSWAKSHGISIDYIKPGSPYQNGYIERFNRTYRTEVLDLYIFKNLEQARKITEEWLEIYNTERPHEALNNMTPIEYRNMKQIA, encoded by the exons ATGAAAAAATTTTCAGAGCATCAAATTGTATCTATTTTAAATGAAGCTGAAGTTGGCATCTCTGTCAAAGAGCTTTGCCGTAAATATGGTATGGCCGTTTCTACTTTTTATAAATGGCGGGATAAATATGGCGGTATGCAATCTTCGGATATTAAGCGCTTAAAACAGCTGGAAGCTGAAAATCGTAAACTCAAACAAATGTATGCCGAATTAAGCTTAACCTCTCAGCTTCAGCAAGAAATAA ATAAAAAAGCTATAGTGCCAACGGCAGTTCGTAAGTGTTGGGCACAAACACTTCAGTCACAATACTGTGTAACAATTAAAATGAGTTGCACTATTGTGAATTTAAGTCGCTGTGCTTACTACTACCAACCTAAATCGGCAGATGACTCTATGATTATTTCGTTACTTAAGTCAATAACAGACAAGCATTTACGTTGGGGATTTCCTAAGTGTTTTCATCGAATCAGGAAACTAGGATATAAGTGGAATCATAAACGGGTTTATCGGGTTCATTGTCAATTAAAACTCAACATTCGTTCGAAACGAAATAAACGATTACCCCAGCGTTATCCACAACCATTATCAGTACCAAGTCGTCTGGGAGAATGTTGGTCAATGGATTTTATGAGTGATCGTTCTGAAAATCATCGTAGATTTAGAACCTTTAATGTTATTGATGACTTTAATCGTGAGGCATTAGGCATTGATATTGCGGTCAGTTTATCGGCAGGTAGAATTACCCGGTATTTAGATAGACTGGCTCAATATTACGGTTATCCATTAAAAATACGAGTTGATAATGGCACAGAATTTACCTCAAACAGATTCACAAGCTGGGCAAAATCACATGGAATAAGCATAGATTACATTAAACCTGGTAGTCCTTATCAAAACGGCTACATAGAACGATTTAACCGCACATATCGAACGGAGGTATTAGATTTGTATATATTTAAAAATCTGGAACAAGCAAGAAAAATAACCGAAGAATGGTTAGAAATATATAACACAGAAAGACCGCATGAAGCATTAAATAATATGACACCAATTGAATATAGAAACATGAAACAAATAGCATGA
- a CDS encoding DUF4279 domain-containing protein — translation MLQTEVTIEFIICGPNFNPDSVTKLLGISPTKYTIRGSMKNCKYSPAIETTWCLQHCINSLNDLDHQVRQIIDRIENKLNILLTFKEENDIDFVFTIYGHVYKNEKRSDIYLKKNTLDFIADLGGKLTIDIEFW, via the coding sequence ATGTTACAAACTGAAGTAACTATAGAATTTATCATATGCGGCCCTAATTTTAATCCAGATAGTGTAACCAAATTACTAGGAATTTCGCCTACAAAATATACTATCAGGGGAAGTATGAAAAATTGCAAATACAGCCCGGCTATAGAAACCACCTGGTGTTTACAGCATTGTATAAATTCACTAAATGATCTGGATCATCAAGTACGTCAGATAATTGATAGAATTGAAAACAAACTAAATATATTATTAACATTTAAAGAAGAGAATGATATAGATTTTGTATTCACAATTTATGGTCATGTATATAAGAATGAAAAGCGATCAGACATATATTTGAAAAAAAATACGTTAGATTTCATAGCTGATTTAGGTGGTAAATTAACGATAGATATTGAATTTTGGTAA
- a CDS encoding RNA 2'-phosphotransferase: protein MNTKLTSEKIIKTSKFLSYILRHKPETIDITLDQQGWVNIEYLIKQANLHGEQFTRDIIEVVVKTSDKKRFTISEDGLKIRAAQGYSTDQVHISHNAQKPPEFLYHGTATRFMDSIKQQGLIAGSRHYVHLSADVNTAIKVGTRHGSPIVLQIHALIMYQAGYQFYLAENGVWLVQTVPKQYLQPYE, encoded by the coding sequence ATGAATACAAAATTAACGTCAGAGAAAATTATCAAAACCAGTAAATTTCTAAGCTATATTTTAAGACATAAGCCGGAAACAATAGATATCACCTTAGATCAGCAGGGATGGGTAAATATAGAATATTTAATCAAACAGGCAAACCTGCATGGAGAACAATTCACCAGAGATATTATCGAGGTGGTTGTTAAAACAAGTGATAAAAAACGATTTACCATATCTGAAGATGGCTTAAAAATTCGTGCAGCACAAGGATATTCAACTGATCAGGTCCATATCAGTCATAATGCGCAAAAACCGCCAGAGTTTTTATATCACGGTACAGCCACAAGATTTATGGATTCAATCAAACAGCAAGGATTAATCGCAGGGAGCCGCCATTATGTACATCTGTCAGCAGATGTGAATACTGCGATAAAAGTCGGCACACGTCATGGCAGCCCTATTGTGCTGCAAATACACGCCTTAATAATGTATCAGGCAGGATATCAATTCTATCTGGCGGAAAATGGAGTATGGCTGGTTCAAACCGTACCAAAACAATATTTACAACCATATGAATGA